A portion of the bacterium genome contains these proteins:
- a CDS encoding DUF2878 family protein, with translation MKRSLAIACILTLSCLGMALTWQSWLVYPVLLGGLVAMLAVSREKLDVAFYLLGLTLGAAIDVGQTASGVTVYAAPAWLLFLPGFVFLYWALAGIALRHLSRVLPPIQPHPADVALFVGVIGLSLAANLSPWRVAALMLVALTIRCRFIRHPGDGIAALAGIALGPGLESLLLSRGLYHFPSAGSGLIPLWLVVLYACIGVSARSFVAYAEAAVRRLSGPGRYLALQAPWRRLGPSRGSQRGSRGSDAGPGRS, from the coding sequence ATGAAGCGCTCATTGGCGATCGCCTGCATCCTGACCCTGTCCTGCCTCGGGATGGCCCTGACCTGGCAGAGCTGGCTCGTCTATCCAGTCTTGCTCGGGGGGCTCGTCGCCATGCTCGCCGTGAGCCGCGAGAAGCTGGACGTGGCGTTCTACCTGCTCGGCCTGACCCTGGGGGCTGCGATCGACGTGGGCCAGACGGCCTCGGGCGTCACGGTCTACGCGGCTCCGGCCTGGCTGTTGTTCTTGCCGGGCTTCGTCTTCTTGTACTGGGCACTCGCGGGCATCGCCCTGCGCCACCTGAGCCGGGTGCTCCCGCCGATCCAGCCGCACCCGGCGGACGTGGCGCTCTTCGTCGGGGTGATTGGCCTCTCGCTGGCGGCGAACCTCTCGCCCTGGCGCGTCGCTGCCCTGATGCTCGTGGCGCTTACCATACGCTGCCGCTTCATCCGGCACCCGGGCGACGGGATTGCGGCACTGGCAGGCATCGCCCTGGGGCCGGGCCTTGAGAGTCTCTTGCTGAGCCGCGGGCTCTACCACTTTCCCTCGGCGGGCAGTGGGCTGATCCCCCTGTGGCTGGTGGTGCTCTACGCCTGCATCGGGGTTTCGGCCCGCAGCTTCGTGGCCTACGCCGAAGCGGCCGTCCGAAGGCTTAGCGGACCAGGCAGATACCTTGCGCTTCAAGCTCCTTGGCGGCGGCTTGGGCCCAGCCGCGGTTCGCAGCGGGGCTCGCGGGGCTCGGATGCAGGACCCGGCCGATCTTGA
- a CDS encoding hemolysin III family protein: MAPIPHPEKPLLRGVSHHVAFVVALLAGGLLVLGSHGAETMVASLVYALSLATLFGVSALYHRKNWQPAARMVMRRLDHSAIFLLIAGTYTPVCMLLLEPGVGKLLLGLVWAGAILGIAQSVFWVNAPKAVSATIYVAFGCLVIPFLPQTAAALGGMRLALIAGGGALYALGAVVYALKRPDPWPAVFGYHEIFHALVIAASVAHFAAIASVVLGT; this comes from the coding sequence ATGGCGCCCATCCCTCACCCGGAAAAGCCCCTGCTGCGCGGGGTCTCTCATCACGTCGCCTTCGTGGTCGCCCTCTTGGCGGGCGGCCTGCTGGTCCTCGGCTCCCACGGGGCTGAGACCATGGTGGCGAGCCTCGTCTACGCCTTGAGCCTGGCGACCCTGTTCGGCGTCAGCGCCCTGTACCACCGCAAGAACTGGCAGCCCGCCGCCCGGATGGTGATGCGCCGGCTCGACCACTCGGCGATTTTCCTGCTCATCGCGGGCACCTACACGCCCGTGTGCATGCTCTTGCTGGAGCCCGGCGTCGGGAAACTGCTGCTCGGCCTGGTCTGGGCGGGCGCGATCCTGGGCATCGCCCAGTCCGTCTTCTGGGTCAATGCCCCCAAGGCGGTCTCGGCGACGATCTACGTGGCGTTCGGGTGCCTCGTCATCCCCTTCCTGCCCCAGACGGCCGCGGCCCTCGGGGGGATGCGCCTTGCGCTCATCGCGGGGGGCGGGGCCCTCTACGCCCTGGGGGCCGTGGTCTACGCTCTGAAGCGGCCCGATCCGTGGCCTGCGGTCTTCGGCTACCACGAGATCTTCCACGCATTGGTGATCGCTGCGAGCGTGGCGCACTTCGCGGCGATCGCCTCGGTGGTCCTGGGGACCTGA
- a CDS encoding single-stranded DNA-binding protein, which yields MSAETLIQAAQSLCDEIAGLDFAPPVAYVYNPLIYAHAGYEAYLRRYGNGRKRVVFLGMNPGPFGMAQTGVPFGDVKMVRDWMGIEAPIGKPPKEHPKRPIDGFACKQSEVSGTRLWGAAAERYGTPEAFFKDHFVLNYCPLVFMEASGANRTPDKLPVSERTPLFEACDRHLARAIADLEPEWVVGVGAFAQARAKAALAGMPVKIGRVLHPSPASPAANRGWAQAAAKELEAQGICLVR from the coding sequence ATGTCTGCTGAAACCCTGATTCAAGCCGCCCAGAGCCTGTGCGACGAGATCGCGGGGCTCGACTTCGCGCCGCCGGTCGCCTACGTCTACAACCCCTTGATCTACGCGCATGCCGGCTACGAGGCCTACCTGCGCCGCTACGGCAACGGGCGCAAGCGGGTCGTCTTCCTCGGCATGAACCCGGGGCCCTTCGGCATGGCCCAGACCGGGGTGCCCTTCGGCGACGTCAAGATGGTGCGCGATTGGATGGGCATCGAGGCCCCCATCGGCAAACCGCCCAAGGAGCATCCCAAGCGCCCCATCGACGGCTTCGCCTGCAAGCAGAGCGAGGTGAGCGGCACCCGGCTCTGGGGGGCCGCCGCGGAGCGTTACGGCACGCCTGAGGCCTTCTTCAAGGATCACTTCGTCCTCAACTATTGCCCCTTGGTCTTCATGGAAGCGTCAGGGGCGAACCGTACCCCGGACAAGCTGCCCGTGAGCGAGCGAACGCCTCTCTTCGAGGCTTGCGATCGCCACCTGGCCCGTGCGATCGCCGACCTCGAACCCGAGTGGGTCGTGGGGGTGGGGGCCTTCGCACAGGCTCGCGCCAAGGCGGCCCTCGCCGGCATGCCCGTCAAGATCGGCCGGGTCCTGCATCCGAGCCCCGCGAGCCCCGCTGCGAACCGCGGCTGGGCCCAAGCCGCCGCCAAGGAGCTTGAAGCGCAAGGTATCTGCCTGGTCCGCTAA
- a CDS encoding AMP-binding protein — MVTPAAAFIRARDFLLAHRTDYETAYRGFEPPSLAHFNWALDYFDPYAQGNDRPALIVLDDDGREERLSFAALSARSNQVANWLRAQGVERGDRVLVMLPNVVPLWETMLAAIKLGAVLIPATTLLSPEDLADRFERGGVKHVVTDPSGAAKFEGLPNAFTRIVVGGAAAGWRSYAESAEASATFVPDGPTSADDPLLIYFTSGTTAKPKLVTHTHQSYPVGHLSTMYWIGLQEGDVHYNISSPGWAKHAWSNFFAPWNAGATVFVFNYQRFDAKRTLSYMVQYGVTTLCAPPTVWRMLMLEDLASYPVKLREIVGAGEPLNPEVIRQVEEAWGITIRDGYGQTETCAQIGNTPGQPLRPGSMGRPLPGYRVTLCDPDGQEGHEGELSLRLQPSPIGLMKGYLDDPEKSARLLGGAYYPTGDVASRDSEGYYWYVGRADDVFKSSDYRISPFELESVLIEHEAVLEAAVIPSPDPLRLSVPKAIVTLKPGHSPSGELAQAILSFAKSHLAPYKRIRRLEFAELPKTISGKIRRVQLRKEELERRKHDARGAHEYWEEDFATR; from the coding sequence ATGGTCACACCCGCCGCCGCCTTCATCCGAGCACGCGACTTCCTGCTCGCCCACCGCACGGACTACGAGACCGCCTACCGAGGCTTCGAGCCGCCGTCGCTTGCGCACTTCAACTGGGCGCTCGACTACTTCGACCCCTACGCCCAGGGCAACGACCGCCCTGCCCTCATCGTCCTCGACGACGACGGGCGCGAGGAGCGCCTGAGCTTCGCGGCCCTTTCGGCGCGCTCGAACCAGGTCGCCAACTGGCTGCGCGCGCAGGGGGTCGAGCGGGGCGATCGCGTGCTGGTGATGCTGCCGAACGTGGTGCCGCTCTGGGAGACCATGCTCGCGGCCATCAAGCTGGGGGCCGTCCTCATCCCCGCGACCACCTTGCTCTCGCCCGAGGATCTCGCGGATCGCTTCGAGCGCGGCGGGGTCAAGCACGTGGTCACCGACCCCTCGGGGGCCGCCAAGTTCGAGGGGCTGCCCAACGCCTTCACCCGGATCGTGGTCGGGGGCGCTGCCGCGGGCTGGCGATCCTACGCCGAGAGCGCGGAGGCCTCGGCGACCTTCGTGCCGGACGGCCCGACCTCCGCCGATGATCCTTTGCTCATCTACTTCACCTCGGGGACCACGGCCAAGCCCAAGCTCGTCACGCACACCCACCAGAGTTACCCGGTGGGCCACCTCTCGACCATGTACTGGATCGGCTTGCAGGAGGGGGACGTCCACTACAACATCAGCTCGCCGGGCTGGGCCAAGCACGCCTGGAGCAACTTCTTCGCCCCCTGGAACGCCGGAGCCACGGTCTTCGTCTTCAACTACCAGCGCTTCGATGCCAAGCGCACCCTCTCATACATGGTCCAGTACGGGGTCACCACCCTCTGCGCGCCGCCCACCGTCTGGCGCATGCTCATGCTGGAGGATTTGGCCTCCTACCCGGTCAAGCTCCGCGAGATCGTGGGGGCGGGCGAGCCCCTCAACCCCGAGGTGATCCGGCAGGTGGAGGAGGCCTGGGGCATCACCATCCGGGATGGCTACGGCCAAACCGAGACCTGCGCCCAGATCGGCAACACTCCGGGCCAGCCCCTCCGCCCGGGCTCCATGGGGCGGCCGCTGCCCGGCTATCGGGTGACGCTGTGCGACCCGGACGGGCAGGAGGGGCACGAAGGCGAGCTCTCGCTGCGGCTCCAGCCCTCCCCTATCGGCCTGATGAAGGGCTACCTGGACGATCCCGAGAAGAGCGCGCGCCTCTTGGGCGGCGCCTACTACCCCACCGGCGACGTGGCGAGCCGTGACTCCGAGGGCTACTACTGGTACGTGGGCCGCGCCGACGACGTGTTCAAGAGCTCCGACTACCGGATCAGCCCCTTCGAGCTGGAGAGCGTGCTCATCGAGCACGAAGCGGTGCTCGAAGCCGCCGTCATCCCGAGCCCCGATCCCCTACGCCTGAGCGTGCCCAAGGCCATCGTCACCCTCAAGCCCGGCCATTCGCCCTCGGGCGAGCTGGCACAGGCCATCCTGAGCTTCGCCAAGTCGCACCTCGCCCCTTACAAGCGGATCCGCCGGCTGGAGTTCGCCGAGTTGCCCAAGACCATCTCGGGCAAGATCCGCCGGGTGCAGTTGCGCAAGGAGGAGCTGGAGCGCCGCAAGCACGACGCGCGGGGCGCCCACGAGTACTGGGAAGAGGACTTCGCTACCCGCTAG